A part of Entelurus aequoreus isolate RoL-2023_Sb linkage group LG10, RoL_Eaeq_v1.1, whole genome shotgun sequence genomic DNA contains:
- the LOC133658600 gene encoding stress-associated endoplasmic reticulum protein 1 has protein sequence MVAKQRIRMANEKHSKNITQRGNVAKSNRNLTEDKGVGPWLLALFVFVVCGSAIFQIIQSIRMGM, from the exons ATGGTGGCCAAGCAGAGGATCCGAATGGCGAACGAGAAGCACAGCAAGAACATCACTCAGCGGGGCAACGTGGCCAAGTCTAAT AGGAACCTGACTGAGGATAAAGGTGTCGGACCTTGGCTGCTGGCGCTCTTCGTCTTCGTGGTCTGCGGTTCTG CCATTTTCCAGATCATCCAGAGCATCAGGATGGGCATGTAG